Proteins found in one Sporosarcina sp. FSL K6-3457 genomic segment:
- a CDS encoding LexA family protein gives MKEDITLSYQRQVLSDNIKRFLDSRGITQTDMARDIGIAETTVSSWMLGKRYPGLKSQQRLADYFNVKRSDLTEERPSNLVEVFPQTIKIPILGIITCRDPILVQENIIGYRFESPVDLPSGSLCYLEAKGDSMIPKIPNGSHVLIREQTEVDYGEIAAVLVNGDQEVTLKKVTRQGDTVLLMPLNSDHDPIIIREGYTVRIIGKAVEVKYKL, from the coding sequence ATGAAGGAAGACATAACACTTTCGTATCAAAGACAAGTTTTATCCGACAATATCAAAAGGTTTTTGGATAGTAGAGGGATAACACAAACTGATATGGCTCGTGATATCGGTATCGCTGAAACGACCGTCTCTAGTTGGATGTTGGGAAAAAGGTATCCGGGATTGAAAAGCCAGCAACGCTTGGCGGACTACTTCAACGTCAAGCGTTCGGACCTTACTGAGGAGAGACCTTCAAATTTAGTTGAAGTATTTCCACAAACAATCAAGATTCCGATTCTAGGTATTATCACTTGCCGTGATCCGATACTTGTACAAGAAAACATAATAGGCTACCGCTTCGAATCTCCAGTCGACTTACCGAGTGGATCGCTTTGCTACTTAGAAGCAAAAGGTGACAGCATGATACCAAAGATTCCAAACGGATCTCACGTCCTTATCCGTGAGCAAACAGAAGTTGACTACGGAGAAATTGCGGCTGTTTTAGTCAACGGGGATCAAGAAGTTACCTTAAAGAAAGTAACAAGACAGGGAGATACAGTTCTACTGATGCCTCTCAACAGTGATCATGATCCAATCATCATCAGGGAGGGCTATACAGTCCGTATTATCGGGAAAGCAGTAGAAGTAAAGTACAAACTTTAA
- a CDS encoding helix-turn-helix transcriptional regulator produces the protein MHRHVDLGLKAARVEKGFTQEALAEKLGVSKKTLASWENGEVELKPLALYAIAYVFQMDADYLRVPDKR, from the coding sequence ATGCATCGACATGTTGATTTGGGTCTTAAAGCGGCCCGTGTAGAAAAAGGTTTTACGCAAGAAGCTTTGGCTGAAAAGTTGGGCGTATCAAAGAAAACCTTGGCTAGTTGGGAGAATGGAGAGGTAGAATTAAAGCCTCTCGCACTCTATGCGATAGCGTATGTGTTTCAAATGGATGCCGATTATCTAAGGGTACCAGATAAGAGATAA
- a CDS encoding metal ABC transporter solute-binding protein, Zn/Mn family: MNKKFLSILSIISLLLLAACGNKEQAKEKGEAEGSADVVSVYTTVYPLQYFTERIGGDAVDVHSIYPPGADEHTFDPTQKDMIALADSDLFFYIGLGLEGFVENAEKTMKGENVKMIPVANDISEESLGKGHDHDHGEEGHESHDRGEEGHESHDHGEEGHESHDHGEEGHESHDHDEEGHDSHDHDHEEFDPHVWISPVLSIELAAVIKDSLIEASPEKKDMFEENFEGLKKDLLELDQQFKDMVSHAAIKTFFVSHAAFGYIANTYGLEQVAVAGLNSQSEPSQKQLASLVEYAKTHNLKYVLFEQNVSSKLTDIIRKEIGADSLMLHNLGVLTAEDVENNEDYLSLMKYNIETLAKALSTK, translated from the coding sequence ATGAATAAAAAGTTTTTGTCTATTTTATCAATTATTAGCCTATTGCTGCTCGCAGCATGTGGCAACAAAGAGCAAGCGAAGGAGAAGGGAGAAGCGGAAGGTAGTGCAGATGTCGTATCCGTCTATACAACTGTCTACCCGCTTCAATATTTCACCGAACGGATTGGTGGGGATGCGGTCGATGTACACTCTATTTATCCGCCTGGGGCAGATGAGCATACGTTTGACCCTACGCAAAAGGATATGATAGCACTTGCTGATTCGGATTTATTCTTTTATATCGGACTTGGTCTTGAAGGATTTGTGGAGAATGCTGAAAAAACAATGAAAGGCGAAAATGTTAAAATGATTCCGGTCGCTAACGATATTTCCGAAGAGTCGCTAGGCAAGGGACATGATCACGATCATGGTGAGGAAGGGCATGAATCACATGATCGTGGTGAGGAAGGGCATGAATCGCATGATCACGGTGAGGAAGGGCATGAATCACATGATCACGGTGAGGAAGGTCATGAATCGCATGATCATGATGAGGAAGGCCATGACTCGCATGATCACGATCACGAGGAATTCGACCCTCATGTATGGATTTCTCCTGTACTAAGTATAGAGCTCGCAGCAGTCATTAAAGACTCGCTCATAGAGGCATCTCCTGAAAAGAAAGATATGTTTGAGGAAAACTTTGAAGGGCTAAAAAAGGATTTACTTGAACTCGATCAACAATTTAAAGACATGGTTTCTCATGCTGCTATCAAAACATTTTTCGTCTCACATGCAGCTTTCGGTTATATCGCTAATACGTATGGGCTTGAACAAGTTGCAGTTGCTGGATTAAATTCACAAAGCGAACCTTCACAAAAACAACTGGCTTCTCTCGTTGAATACGCGAAAACACATAACTTGAAATATGTTTTATTCGAACAAAATGTCTCCTCTAAACTCACTGACATCATTCGAAAAGAAATTGGAGCGGATTCACTAATGCTGCATAATCTTGGTGTCCTAACGGCTGAGGATGTAGAAAACAACGAGGATTACCTGTCATTAATGAAATATAACATTGAAACACTGGCGAAGGCGTTGAGCACAAAGTAA
- the rpmG gene encoding 50S ribosomal protein L33: MRVNITLACTESGDRNYTTTKNKRNNPERIELKKYSPRLRKVTVHRETK, from the coding sequence ATGAGAGTGAATATCACATTAGCCTGTACAGAATCAGGAGACCGCAATTACACAACGACAAAAAACAAACGCAATAATCCCGAGCGCATTGAATTAAAGAAATACAGCCCGCGCTTGAGAAAAGTCACTGTTCATAGAGAAACAAAGTAA
- the tnpC gene encoding IS66 family transposase, which yields MSSISTKIEPHTAYIREELLKSAVVHADETRMRIEDKMHWLHTVSSSDWTLYHVHEKRGKIAIKDHDVLPKYHGILVHDCWASYFTADYSFDHALCGAHLLRECQGIINYDGHQWAADMKELLQEACHHKKKWRLEDIPIKGADALEWEMRYIRILERGAKEWVTDPVVDAPLKRGRKKKSKAANLATRFLLHKTAILRFVRDARVPFDNSQAERDIRMMKVKQKVSGHFRTLEVAKQFAKIHGFISTLRKQGRDILSSLLSVTRGEFSFK from the coding sequence TTGTCCTCTATCTCTACTAAAATTGAGCCCCATACTGCATACATACGAGAAGAACTATTGAAAAGTGCCGTCGTCCATGCGGACGAAACAAGGATGCGCATTGAGGATAAAATGCACTGGTTACATACGGTTAGCAGTTCTGACTGGACACTTTATCATGTCCATGAAAAACGAGGGAAAATAGCGATCAAGGATCACGATGTCTTACCCAAGTACCACGGGATTCTTGTCCACGACTGTTGGGCTTCCTATTTTACGGCTGACTATTCATTTGATCATGCCCTATGTGGTGCTCATCTTCTTCGTGAGTGTCAAGGTATCATCAATTATGATGGCCATCAATGGGCTGCAGATATGAAAGAACTTTTACAAGAAGCCTGTCACCACAAGAAAAAATGGAGACTCGAAGATATACCGATAAAAGGAGCGGACGCTCTTGAATGGGAAATGCGCTACATCAGAATTCTCGAGCGTGGTGCAAAAGAATGGGTCACTGATCCCGTAGTGGATGCCCCACTCAAACGGGGTCGAAAGAAAAAGAGTAAAGCCGCTAATCTAGCTACACGCTTCCTACTCCATAAAACCGCTATATTGCGGTTTGTTCGAGATGCACGTGTGCCTTTTGATAACAGTCAAGCAGAACGGGACATCCGAATGATGAAAGTGAAACAGAAAGTATCAGGCCATTTCCGCACACTTGAAGTGGCTAAACAATTTGCCAAAATCCACGGATTTATTTCCACGCTTCGCAAACAAGGTCGTGATATCCTTTCCTCACTCCTCTCCGTCACACGTGGAGAATTCTCCTTCAAATAG
- a CDS encoding GTP-binding protein: MKEKIPVTVLSGYLGSGKTTLLNHILHNQAELKIAVIVNDMSEVNIDATLIKQGGFSRTEEKLVELQNGCICCTLREDLVLEVEKLVALGDIDYIVIESSGISEPIPVAQTFTYVDEALGIELSKLCRLDTMVTVVDANAFWRDFTSGETLLDRREAATEADEREIADLLIDQIEFANVLLLNKTDLVPTEKVGELKGMLYALNPDAKIIETVQSQLALSEVLDTRLFDFEMSSQSAGWLKELNEEHVPETEEYGIASFVYRSQQPFHPERLMNWMLEWPVEIVRAKGFLWLATRNDIAVLLSQAGPSLSIEGVGVWDEEFGGKMTELVMIGIRMNQQEITAGLNRCLLTDEELVQDWTSFVDPLPDFQLAI; encoded by the coding sequence ATGAAAGAAAAAATACCTGTTACAGTATTAAGTGGCTACTTAGGTTCGGGGAAGACGACATTATTGAATCATATTTTACACAATCAAGCTGAGTTGAAAATTGCTGTCATCGTTAATGATATGAGTGAAGTGAACATCGATGCTACTTTGATTAAACAGGGTGGTTTTTCGCGCACAGAAGAAAAGTTGGTGGAGCTACAAAATGGTTGTATTTGCTGCACCCTTCGAGAGGATTTAGTGCTTGAAGTGGAAAAGCTTGTGGCGCTTGGTGATATCGACTACATCGTTATCGAATCTTCAGGGATCAGTGAGCCGATTCCGGTTGCGCAGACATTTACCTATGTAGACGAAGCACTAGGCATTGAGTTGTCGAAGCTTTGCCGGCTAGATACAATGGTTACCGTTGTAGACGCCAATGCTTTTTGGAGAGATTTTACTTCCGGTGAAACGTTACTTGACCGACGGGAGGCTGCAACGGAAGCTGATGAACGAGAGATTGCCGATTTGCTTATCGACCAGATTGAATTTGCCAATGTACTGTTGTTGAACAAGACGGATTTAGTTCCGACGGAGAAGGTGGGTGAGTTGAAAGGTATGCTTTATGCATTAAATCCTGATGCGAAGATCATCGAAACAGTGCAATCCCAACTGGCATTAAGTGAAGTGCTCGACACAAGATTGTTTGATTTTGAGATGTCTAGTCAAAGTGCTGGCTGGCTCAAGGAGCTGAACGAAGAGCATGTTCCGGAGACAGAAGAGTATGGGATTGCGTCGTTTGTTTACCGGAGCCAACAGCCATTCCATCCGGAGCGCCTGATGAATTGGATGTTAGAGTGGCCGGTTGAAATTGTCCGCGCAAAAGGATTTCTATGGCTGGCGACTCGTAATGATATCGCAGTTTTACTATCTCAAGCGGGTCCATCCCTCAGTATCGAAGGAGTCGGCGTTTGGGATGAAGAATTCGGTGGAAAAATGACTGAACTTGTAATGATCGGTATTAGAATGAATCAACAGGAAATTACGGCAGGTTTAAATAGATGCTTGTTAACGGATGAAGAATTAGTGCAGGACTGGACAAGCTTTGTTGATCCATTGCCCGATTTTCAACTAGCAATTTGA
- a CDS encoding DUF6444 domain-containing protein — MKYTAKKIEEISHGEPIEIASFIMNLLLYIEKLEVQIEQQKTHIVKLVTRVKELERQVGLTSTNSSKPPSSDGLRKPKSLRKSGGKMGAPKDHDGYTLKPIDQPDEVKWHKVEVCLHCETSLADLPSEGYIRRQVFDLPIPRVVVTEHRIEKKVLSEL; from the coding sequence ATGAAATATACAGCCAAAAAAATTGAAGAGATTAGTCATGGAGAACCCATTGAAATTGCATCTTTTATCATGAATCTTCTCCTTTATATTGAAAAGTTGGAGGTCCAAATTGAACAACAGAAAACCCATATTGTTAAACTAGTAACACGCGTAAAAGAACTAGAACGACAAGTAGGGTTAACAAGTACTAACAGTAGTAAACCGCCATCTAGCGATGGTTTACGCAAGCCTAAAAGTCTGCGGAAATCTGGAGGTAAGATGGGCGCCCCAAAGGATCATGACGGCTATACTCTCAAACCGATTGATCAGCCAGATGAAGTCAAATGGCATAAGGTCGAAGTCTGCTTACACTGTGAAACTTCTCTTGCAGATTTACCATCGGAAGGGTATATCCGTCGACAAGTATTCGATTTACCGATTCCCCGTGTTGTGGTTACAGAGCACCGGATTGAAAAAAAAGTGCTGTCCGAACTGTGA
- a CDS encoding ATP-binding protein produces the protein MRHIRKRYLFVCIAIFLIIMGVGGRSSLAQLADGFDFSEQQQSKEFYTNLDGEWSFFEKLLLTPDEVKEQLRNGMGKVVSLPSSFQTQTGDINSFGTYSTTIKIPEEYIGETLAIHIPYQYSAYTLSVNQTEIMKNGIVGKDSTSHTAEMAPKTGYFIAQSDEVLLTMQISSFDHIRGGVENTIFVGEASVVSRKFQTEMMITLFLSGAILIVGVFMILLAWYRKSEIILFIFGLFAMLIAIRSLFAVPFYYTILFSNMSWLWGTRIEYLLTEATSMFYVLLLWKWHEQEFSKKVMYVLVSVHTLLMIITLFTQPVFFQELFFTVFQLTIPTFIYLVYVIYKSIRNNNRIAKINAMGTFLIFAAFFNDYAIGNGWYNGIELMLPAIGIYIMVHVIVLSKDFADSVWKIEQQNKQLVALNASNEELAIQLQKEIKQKDDFLANTSHELRNPLHGIINIAQSILKNRHNQLDEKTQKDLELQLTIGHHMSRTLEDLLDVTRLKEHRIHLERERLDIQAISTGVVDMLKVLIENKNIQMEVRIPSDFPSVKADKNRLIQILFNLLHNAVKYTDEGIITIDANIQEGKAHIHITDTGVGITDKTLRTIFEPYKQGDSSITAIGGGLGLGLSICRQLVEMHGGIIKASSVLGEGSVFTFTLSLAENSFEEQLVATSAPAMEMSELPLKEIPIAINHAMIEAFTKNTTSLYRPRILAIDDDPVNLKVLTNILSEDQYEIEIVTSGKEALRQLERKEWDLIISDVMMPAMSGYELTRSIREKFSISELPILLLTARSNPEDIYTGFLAGANDYVTKPVDAVELNVRVHALTELQASINERLGMEAAWLHAQIRPHFMLNTLNAIVSLSVTDTSRMARILEKFSHYLQSSFNLKNLDKVVPLQYELDLLESYLYIEKERFGERLHIKWEVDEVKGVMIPPLSIQTLVENAVNHGVLKRIVGGAITIRIRKEDGYTEITVSDNGVGMDEEKIKQIFTIQPNWKKGIGLMNTEQRLKRLYGKGLSVSSKPDVGTTVTFTVPSNL, from the coding sequence ATGAGGCATATACGTAAACGATATTTGTTCGTATGTATAGCAATCTTTTTAATAATAATGGGGGTCGGTGGGCGTAGTAGCCTTGCGCAGCTGGCTGATGGATTTGATTTTAGTGAACAGCAACAATCGAAAGAGTTCTACACAAACTTAGATGGAGAATGGAGTTTCTTTGAAAAACTACTATTAACTCCCGATGAAGTGAAAGAGCAATTAAGAAATGGAATGGGAAAAGTAGTCTCACTTCCAAGCTCATTTCAGACGCAAACGGGAGACATCAATTCATTTGGAACGTACAGCACAACTATTAAAATTCCAGAAGAATATATAGGCGAAACATTAGCTATCCACATACCTTATCAATATAGTGCCTATACGCTTTCTGTCAATCAAACAGAAATCATGAAAAATGGAATCGTGGGGAAAGATTCAACTTCACACACGGCTGAAATGGCTCCGAAAACAGGCTATTTTATTGCACAATCGGATGAAGTGCTGCTGACGATGCAAATATCTAGCTTTGACCATATTCGGGGTGGGGTTGAAAACACCATCTTTGTGGGAGAAGCGTCTGTCGTATCACGGAAGTTTCAAACGGAGATGATGATAACACTTTTCCTAAGTGGAGCTATTTTAATCGTTGGAGTATTTATGATTTTGCTTGCCTGGTATCGGAAAAGTGAGATTATTTTATTCATATTTGGATTATTTGCGATGCTTATTGCCATAAGATCTTTGTTTGCTGTTCCATTTTACTACACGATTTTATTTTCTAATATGTCCTGGCTTTGGGGTACACGTATCGAATATCTATTAACAGAAGCGACATCGATGTTTTATGTCTTGTTGTTATGGAAATGGCATGAGCAGGAATTTTCTAAAAAAGTTATGTATGTGCTTGTCAGTGTTCATACGCTACTAATGATCATTACCCTATTTACACAGCCGGTTTTTTTCCAGGAGCTCTTCTTTACAGTGTTCCAATTAACGATACCTACCTTTATATACTTGGTGTATGTCATCTACAAAAGTATCCGAAATAACAACCGAATCGCCAAAATAAATGCGATGGGTACATTTTTAATATTCGCTGCATTTTTCAATGACTATGCAATTGGGAACGGTTGGTACAATGGCATTGAGTTAATGCTACCGGCAATTGGCATTTATATTATGGTTCATGTCATCGTATTGAGTAAAGATTTTGCTGATTCCGTTTGGAAAATCGAGCAACAAAACAAACAACTAGTAGCTTTAAATGCTTCGAATGAAGAACTTGCGATTCAACTACAAAAAGAGATTAAGCAAAAGGATGATTTTTTAGCGAATACATCCCATGAACTTCGAAACCCTTTACATGGCATTATTAATATTGCGCAGTCTATTTTGAAAAATAGACATAATCAGTTAGACGAAAAAACGCAAAAGGACTTGGAACTTCAACTGACAATTGGACATCATATGTCACGTACTTTAGAAGATTTACTAGATGTTACCCGCCTGAAAGAGCATAGAATCCACCTAGAAAGAGAGCGTCTTGATATACAAGCAATCTCTACAGGTGTTGTTGATATGCTCAAAGTTCTGATTGAAAATAAAAATATTCAAATGGAAGTCCGAATCCCAAGTGATTTTCCTAGTGTGAAAGCGGATAAAAATCGACTGATTCAAATTTTGTTTAATCTTCTACATAATGCGGTGAAATATACGGATGAGGGCATCATTACTATTGATGCAAACATACAAGAGGGAAAAGCTCATATTCATATTACGGATACGGGCGTGGGAATAACTGATAAAACGCTACGTACAATTTTCGAACCCTATAAACAAGGTGATTCTAGTATAACTGCAATTGGGGGTGGACTCGGCCTTGGCCTAAGTATTTGCCGACAGTTAGTGGAAATGCATGGTGGCATCATAAAGGCAAGTTCCGTCTTGGGTGAAGGTTCGGTATTTACCTTTACCTTATCGCTAGCGGAAAATTCTTTTGAAGAACAACTAGTAGCAACGTCGGCCCCAGCTATGGAGATGAGCGAGCTACCACTTAAAGAAATCCCGATTGCAATAAATCATGCAATGATTGAAGCATTTACTAAAAATACAACATCGTTATATAGACCAAGAATTTTGGCCATCGACGACGATCCAGTCAATTTGAAAGTGTTGACGAACATACTTTCTGAAGACCAATATGAGATAGAAATTGTGACTAGCGGAAAAGAAGCATTAAGACAACTTGAGCGGAAAGAATGGGACTTAATTATTTCGGATGTGATGATGCCAGCCATGTCTGGGTATGAATTAACCCGTTCCATTCGGGAGAAATTCTCCATATCTGAACTTCCTATTCTTCTGTTAACAGCACGAAGTAACCCGGAGGATATCTATACTGGTTTTTTAGCAGGGGCAAATGATTACGTCACAAAACCAGTTGATGCGGTGGAGTTAAATGTTCGGGTACATGCTTTAACTGAATTACAAGCATCTATTAATGAGCGGTTGGGGATGGAAGCTGCATGGCTTCATGCACAAATTCGTCCACATTTCATGTTGAATACGCTGAATGCGATTGTTTCATTGAGTGTGACAGATACGTCGAGAATGGCTCGTATTCTTGAGAAGTTTTCACATTATTTACAAAGTAGTTTCAATCTGAAAAACTTAGACAAGGTTGTCCCTCTTCAATATGAACTTGATTTACTTGAATCTTATTTATATATTGAAAAGGAGCGATTTGGAGAGCGACTACATATAAAATGGGAAGTAGATGAAGTCAAAGGTGTAATGATCCCGCCTTTATCTATCCAAACATTAGTAGAAAATGCGGTCAATCATGGAGTGCTGAAGCGAATTGTTGGCGGAGCAATAACGATACGAATCCGCAAAGAAGACGGTTATACGGAAATTACCGTTAGTGATAATGGTGTTGGGATGGATGAAGAAAAAATAAAACAAATCTTTACAATCCAACCGAATTGGAAAAAAGGTATTGGACTAATGAATACCGAACAACGTTTGAAACGATTATATGGTAAAGGTCTGAGTGTTTCCAGCAAACCTGATGTCGGGACAACAGTTACATTTACGGTTCCAAGTAACTTATAG
- a CDS encoding EAL and HDOD domain-containing protein translates to MEEIFVGQQPILDVNGDLFSFELLYRNSDSNAFPDVDSELATIAVIVNTYLSPGFEQIAAKKVFINFSATLLMTDIFDILDPNRVVIEILEDVVMTSTLLTRLKKLKSMGFRLALDDFILQSQHSVYPDLFQSIDYIKVDFISTTESQRSAIEALKVKHPHIILLAEKVETNQQFEVAKSLGYELFQGYFFAKPDIIKGKKLPSDTLLYFEILKLLNKEDPNIEEIAALIMRDISLTYKLLRHINTHAFRSSKKISSIHHAIARMGLQKFKKWIQFLAIYQKGSEGMNGDIKVLVNFSLTRANVCELLAMRSGKHETDEYYMLGMFSLIDLILKRSRADIFSLLPVSKQIIKTLGGQQTEMSSYLQIAKALERLDFRDAIQRAERLGISERELSELALKAAVV, encoded by the coding sequence GTGGAAGAAATTTTTGTTGGACAACAGCCTATATTAGATGTGAATGGCGATCTTTTTTCGTTTGAGCTGTTGTATCGAAATAGCGATAGCAATGCTTTCCCGGATGTGGATTCTGAACTAGCGACAATAGCGGTTATTGTGAATACATATTTGTCGCCAGGATTTGAACAGATTGCGGCGAAGAAAGTATTCATCAATTTTTCGGCTACGCTTCTTATGACAGATATTTTTGATATTCTTGATCCTAATCGAGTTGTCATTGAGATTTTAGAGGATGTAGTCATGACATCTACTCTTTTGACAAGGCTGAAGAAGTTGAAGAGTATGGGATTCCGACTTGCACTAGATGACTTTATTCTGCAAAGCCAACATAGTGTATATCCGGATTTATTTCAATCCATTGATTACATTAAAGTAGATTTTATTTCCACTACCGAGTCACAGCGATCTGCAATAGAGGCATTGAAAGTCAAGCATCCCCATATTATCCTACTAGCCGAAAAAGTAGAGACAAATCAGCAGTTTGAAGTGGCGAAGTCTTTAGGTTATGAACTCTTTCAGGGCTATTTTTTTGCGAAACCAGATATCATTAAGGGAAAGAAGTTGCCTTCAGATACCTTGCTTTACTTTGAAATTCTGAAACTATTGAACAAAGAGGATCCCAACATTGAGGAGATTGCGGCATTAATTATGCGAGATATCTCATTGACCTACAAACTGCTCAGACATATAAATACGCATGCGTTCAGGTCTTCAAAAAAAATCAGCTCCATTCACCATGCAATTGCCAGAATGGGGTTACAGAAATTTAAAAAATGGATTCAATTTCTCGCTATTTATCAAAAAGGTTCTGAGGGAATGAACGGAGATATTAAAGTGCTTGTGAATTTCTCTTTAACAAGAGCGAATGTGTGTGAATTGCTGGCTATGCGAAGTGGGAAGCACGAAACTGATGAATATTACATGTTAGGTATGTTTTCACTCATCGATTTGATATTAAAGCGGAGCAGAGCAGATATCTTTTCGCTATTGCCTGTATCCAAGCAGATTATTAAGACGTTAGGTGGCCAGCAAACCGAAATGAGCTCTTATCTTCAAATAGCAAAAGCTCTTGAACGTTTGGATTTTAGGGATGCTATTCAACGTGCAGAACGGCTAGGCATAAGTGAGAGAGAGTTAAGCGAACTTGCGTTAAAAGCGGCTGTTGTTTGA